One window of Corynebacterium accolens genomic DNA carries:
- a CDS encoding multicopper oxidase domain-containing protein has translation MLSVSSPQPQDKPPESGNSQWASWLLIGIALAAVIALALVNTTSKDSQPSSSVAEGETHTIDVEVDGMAFVPNHVDVDPGTHLVVNFTNTGDQVHDLKIGDAETGRVDPGDTVQLDAGVIDSSIEGYCTIAGHRLQGMTFDVNVGDSTSSTGGHDHHHHAVAGASNPHVDVPSAAELGASREGFKAHDASLAPAANTTTHEETWSMTEEIVEVAPGVKQMQWLFNGQAPGPTLRGKVGDKFKITIKNEGSMAHSIDFHAGEVSPDENMKSIQPGEELTYEFTANRAGIWMYHCSTAPMSLHIANGMAGNVIIDPPDLKDVDAEYNFIANDVFLGEEKTGADAQRVADGEFDLMAFNYYPSQYDVDPIKAKVGDTVRLWILNVGPDQPLSFHVVGEQFDTAYKEGAYLIKDEDKTGSQAFDLLPAQGGFVEMTFNEPGTYSFVNHIMTNAEKGQHGKFVVTE, from the coding sequence ATGCTTAGTGTTTCTTCCCCACAGCCACAGGATAAGCCGCCGGAGTCCGGTAACTCCCAGTGGGCCTCGTGGTTGCTCATCGGCATCGCGCTTGCCGCGGTTATCGCACTGGCCCTAGTCAATACCACCTCTAAGGACTCCCAGCCGTCGAGCTCTGTGGCCGAAGGCGAAACCCACACCATTGACGTGGAAGTCGATGGCATGGCCTTCGTCCCCAACCACGTTGACGTGGATCCCGGCACCCACTTGGTGGTTAACTTCACCAATACCGGCGACCAAGTCCACGATCTCAAGATTGGCGATGCCGAAACCGGCCGCGTCGATCCCGGCGATACCGTGCAGCTTGATGCCGGCGTCATCGACTCGAGCATCGAAGGCTACTGCACCATCGCCGGCCACCGCCTGCAGGGCATGACCTTTGACGTCAACGTGGGCGATTCCACGTCAAGTACCGGCGGGCACGATCATCACCATCACGCCGTGGCCGGGGCGTCCAACCCGCACGTTGATGTTCCCAGCGCCGCCGAACTCGGTGCCTCCCGCGAAGGTTTTAAAGCCCATGACGCCTCCCTCGCGCCAGCGGCCAATACCACCACGCATGAAGAAACCTGGTCTATGACCGAGGAAATCGTTGAGGTAGCCCCCGGTGTCAAGCAGATGCAATGGCTCTTTAACGGCCAAGCGCCCGGGCCGACGCTGCGCGGCAAGGTGGGCGATAAGTTCAAGATCACCATCAAGAACGAGGGCAGCATGGCCCATTCCATCGACTTCCACGCCGGTGAGGTCAGCCCCGATGAAAACATGAAGTCCATCCAGCCCGGGGAAGAACTGACCTACGAGTTCACCGCAAATCGCGCCGGAATCTGGATGTACCACTGCTCAACTGCCCCGATGTCCCTGCACATCGCCAACGGCATGGCCGGCAACGTCATTATCGATCCACCAGATCTTAAGGACGTGGATGCTGAGTACAACTTCATCGCCAACGATGTCTTCCTCGGCGAGGAAAAGACCGGCGCCGATGCCCAGCGCGTAGCCGATGGCGAGTTCGACCTCATGGCCTTTAATTACTACCCCAGCCAGTACGACGTCGATCCCATCAAGGCCAAGGTAGGCGATACCGTTCGCCTGTGGATCCTGAACGTGGGCCCCGATCAGCCGCTTAGCTTCCACGTGGTGGGCGAGCAATTCGATACTGCCTATAAGGAAGGCGCCTACCTCATCAAGGACGAGGATAAGACCGGCTCGCAGGCCTTCGACCTACTTCCCGCGCAAGGCGGGTTTGTGGAAATGACCTTCAACGAGCCCGGAACCTATTCCTTTGTCAACCACATCATGACCAACGCGGAAAAGGGACAGCACGGCAAGTTCGTCGTCACCGAATAA
- the narI gene encoding respiratory nitrate reductase subunit gamma: MFDNFLWGAFPWLAIAAFFVGIFWRWRSDQFGWTTHSSQIYESKLLRLSSPLFHWGMVFVVIGHLMGLAFPKSWTQAVGISDHAYHLLATIPGSIAALAVLLGFAGLLYRRLKNRSVFLSTSTSDKVMYALLGLALVSGSFATFTLQLFDLAGTGGYDYRETISPWLRQLLIFNIQPDLMASAPWQFKVHVLCGFTIIAVWPFTRLVHAFSAPVGYVTRPYVVYRSRDERTTPMRSNTAWEPIRSNRKQLEGETPGHGA, encoded by the coding sequence ATGTTTGATAACTTCCTCTGGGGTGCCTTCCCGTGGTTAGCCATCGCGGCATTCTTCGTGGGCATCTTCTGGCGTTGGCGTTCCGACCAATTCGGCTGGACCACCCACTCCTCCCAAATCTATGAATCCAAGCTGCTGCGTTTATCCTCGCCGCTTTTCCACTGGGGCATGGTCTTCGTCGTCATCGGCCACCTGATGGGCTTGGCTTTCCCCAAGTCCTGGACCCAGGCCGTTGGCATCAGCGACCACGCCTACCACCTCCTGGCCACCATCCCAGGATCCATCGCCGCGCTGGCAGTCCTGCTGGGCTTTGCCGGATTGCTGTATCGCAGGCTGAAGAACCGCTCCGTGTTCTTGTCCACCTCTACCTCGGACAAGGTCATGTACGCGCTGCTCGGCCTCGCGCTGGTATCGGGTTCTTTTGCCACCTTTACCCTGCAGCTTTTTGACCTCGCCGGCACCGGTGGATACGACTACCGCGAAACCATTTCCCCGTGGCTGCGCCAGCTGTTGATCTTCAACATCCAGCCCGATCTCATGGCCAGTGCCCCGTGGCAATTTAAGGTCCACGTCCTCTGCGGTTTCACCATCATCGCCGTGTGGCCCTTTACCCGCCTGGTCCATGCCTTCTCGGCGCCGGTCGGCTACGTTACCCGCCCGTACGTGGTCTACCGTTCCCGCGATGAGCGCACCACCCCGATGCGCTCCAATACCGCGTGGGAGCCTATCCGCTCCAACCGGAAGCAATTGGAAGGAGAAACCCCGGGCCACGGTGCCTAG
- the narJ gene encoding nitrate reductase molybdenum cofactor assembly chaperone, with the protein MNIFDKLRKRQESLQRQSAPQGADAPVAGFGTPAGIGSMGGAKDVEKTLRTHTGQVPREFVTPVEVTEDQRRIVAMAVSVLLNYPGEDIFDRLSVVEDQVDDLPLAIATDFINFAEWARSIGPRGLEEHYVETFDQRRRCALYLSYFAVGDTRQRGMAILSFRQQLESLGFEISDEELPDHLCVVLEALAMSEGDTHERAVELVASYREGIEVLRAALAHERSPYVSLIVALCKALPEVDSDTAQKYVDLIRTGPPAEMVGIADLPFPTTQPDLV; encoded by the coding sequence GTGAATATCTTCGATAAACTGCGCAAGCGCCAGGAATCCCTGCAGCGGCAATCCGCCCCGCAGGGTGCCGATGCCCCCGTGGCCGGGTTCGGAACTCCCGCCGGCATCGGTTCCATGGGCGGTGCCAAGGACGTCGAAAAGACGCTGCGCACCCACACCGGTCAAGTCCCGCGCGAATTCGTCACGCCGGTCGAGGTCACCGAAGACCAACGGCGAATCGTCGCCATGGCCGTGTCCGTGCTGCTTAATTACCCCGGCGAAGACATCTTTGACCGCCTCTCCGTGGTCGAAGACCAAGTAGATGACCTGCCGCTGGCCATTGCCACCGACTTCATCAACTTCGCCGAATGGGCCCGCAGCATCGGCCCCCGCGGCTTGGAAGAACACTACGTCGAGACCTTTGATCAACGCCGCCGCTGCGCGCTGTACCTGTCTTACTTCGCCGTCGGCGATACCCGCCAGCGCGGAATGGCCATCTTGTCCTTCCGCCAGCAATTGGAATCGCTCGGCTTCGAAATTTCGGATGAAGAACTACCGGATCACCTCTGCGTCGTCCTCGAAGCCCTCGCCATGAGCGAGGGGGACACGCACGAGCGTGCCGTTGAATTGGTGGCCAGCTACCGCGAAGGAATCGAGGTGCTGCGCGCTGCCCTCGCTCACGAGCGCTCGCCGTATGTCAGCTTGATCGTCGCGCTGTGCAAGGCCCTTCCAGAAGTCGATTCTGATACCGCGCAAAAGTACGTCGATCTCATCCGCACCGGCCCACCCGCCGAGATGGTCGGCATTGCAGACCTTCCCTTCCCCACTACCCAACCAGACCTCGTCTAG
- the narH gene encoding nitrate reductase subunit beta — MKVMAQISMIMNLDKCIGCHTCSVTCKQAWTNREGTEYIWFNNVETRPGLGYPRTWEDQEKWKGGWERTTSGKIKPKAGGRLKKLATLFHNPNLPTIQDYYEPWTYQYEDLMGAEAGQKTQPTAKPVSQIDGRDIGKIEWSSNWDDNLGGSTATLDDDPVLHNMNLEVKKEIEDSFMFYLPRICEHCMNPTCVSSCPSGAMYKRTEDGIVLVDQDRCRGWRMCVSGCPYKKVYFNHKTGKAEKCTLCYPRLEVGQPTVCSETCVGRLRYLGVILYDADRVAEAASTENEQDLFEAQKSIMLDPHDPEVVRAAQAEGIPHSWIDAAQQSPIYDLIFKYGVALPLHPEYRTLPMVWYIPPLSPIVDKVTATGNDGEDHKILFSALSNMRIPLEYLAGLFTAGDTVPVEKSLRRLVAMRSYMRDINLGNEPQEEIAQAVGMTGRDMEGMYRLLSIAKYDDRYVIPTASPESPRGITDLDPFGDVDPAKASEDVFHDLGMGAPEACTHGAEPQGKVSLLSWSGDRPDAMFPPRK; from the coding sequence CAGTTACCTGTAAGCAGGCATGGACCAACCGCGAAGGCACCGAGTACATCTGGTTCAATAACGTCGAAACCCGCCCCGGCCTCGGCTACCCGCGCACCTGGGAGGACCAAGAAAAGTGGAAGGGCGGCTGGGAGCGCACGACATCCGGCAAGATCAAGCCCAAGGCCGGCGGGCGCCTCAAGAAGCTTGCCACTCTCTTCCACAACCCCAACCTGCCCACCATCCAGGATTACTACGAGCCCTGGACCTACCAGTACGAGGACCTGATGGGCGCCGAGGCGGGTCAGAAGACCCAGCCCACCGCCAAGCCGGTCTCCCAGATCGATGGCCGGGACATCGGCAAGATCGAATGGTCTTCCAACTGGGACGATAACCTGGGTGGCTCTACTGCCACGCTTGACGATGACCCCGTGCTCCACAACATGAACCTCGAGGTCAAGAAGGAAATCGAGGACTCGTTCATGTTCTACCTGCCGCGCATTTGCGAGCACTGCATGAACCCGACCTGCGTATCCTCCTGCCCCTCTGGCGCGATGTACAAGCGCACCGAAGACGGCATCGTCCTGGTGGACCAGGACCGCTGCCGCGGCTGGCGCATGTGCGTATCCGGCTGCCCGTATAAGAAGGTCTACTTCAACCACAAGACCGGCAAGGCCGAAAAGTGCACGCTGTGCTACCCGCGTCTCGAGGTGGGACAGCCCACCGTGTGCTCCGAGACCTGCGTGGGCCGCCTGCGCTACTTAGGCGTCATCCTCTACGATGCCGACCGCGTCGCCGAGGCCGCCTCCACCGAGAATGAGCAGGACCTTTTCGAGGCCCAAAAGTCGATCATGCTCGACCCCCACGATCCAGAGGTAGTCCGCGCGGCCCAAGCCGAGGGCATCCCGCACTCCTGGATCGATGCCGCGCAGCAGTCGCCGATCTACGACCTCATCTTCAAGTACGGCGTCGCTCTGCCGCTGCACCCGGAGTACCGCACGCTGCCGATGGTCTGGTACATCCCGCCGCTGTCCCCCATCGTTGACAAGGTGACCGCGACCGGCAACGACGGTGAGGACCACAAGATCCTCTTCTCGGCGCTATCGAATATGCGCATTCCGCTGGAATACTTGGCGGGCCTATTTACGGCCGGCGATACCGTCCCGGTAGAAAAGTCGCTGCGCCGGCTCGTCGCCATGCGCTCGTATATGCGCGATATCAACCTGGGCAACGAGCCGCAGGAGGAGATCGCGCAGGCAGTCGGCATGACGGGCAGGGACATGGAAGGCATGTACCGCCTGTTGTCCATCGCTAAATACGATGACCGCTACGTCATCCCCACCGCCTCGCCGGAATCCCCGCGCGGCATTACCGATTTGGATCCCTTCGGCGATGTGGACCCGGCCAAGGCCTCCGAGGACGTCTTCCACGACCTGGGCATGGGCGCGCCCGAGGCCTGCACCCACGGCGCCGAACCGCAAGGTAAGGTCTCGCTGCTCTCATGGAGCGGCGACCGCCCCGATGCCATGTTCCCGCCGCGGAAGTAG